In Oreochromis aureus strain Israel breed Guangdong linkage group 20, ZZ_aureus, whole genome shotgun sequence, the following are encoded in one genomic region:
- the slc9a8 gene encoding sodium/hydrogen exchanger 8 isoform X2 — protein MTIFFSLLVIGICIILVHLLIKFKLHFLPESVAVVSLGILMGGFIKIIEFQELANWKEEEMFRPNMFFLLLLPPIIFESGYSLHKGNFFQNIGSITLFAVIGTAISAFIVGGGIYFLGQADVIYKMTMTDSFAFGSLISAVDPVATIAIFNALNVDPVLNMLVFGESILNDAVSIVLTNTAEGFFSRSDNSTVTGWETFLQALGYFLNMFFGSAALGTLTGLISALFLKHFDLRNTPSLEFGMMIIFAYLPYGLAEGIKLSGIMSILFAGIVMSHYTHHNLSPVTQILMQQTLRTVAFMCETCVFAFLGLSIFSFPHKFEISFVIWCIVLVLVGRAVNIFPLSFLLNFCRDHKITPKMMFIMWFSGLRGAIPYALSLHLGLEPIEKRQLIGTTTIIIVLFTILFLGGGTMPLIRIMDIEDSQSRRKNKKDINLSKTQKMGNTIESEHLSELTEEEYEAQIYQRQDLKGFMWLDAKYLNPFFTRRLTQEDLLHGRIQMKTLTNKWYEEVRQGPSGSEDDEDEAELL, from the exons ATGACCATATTCTTCAGCCTGCTTGTTATTG GTATTTGCATCATATTGGTGCACCTGCTCATCAAGTTCAAGCTGCATTTTCTTCCAGAGAGTGTGGCTGTTGTGTCCTTAG GGATTCTAATGGGAGGCTTCATTAAGATCATTGAGTTCCAGGAACTGGCCAACTGGAAG gAGGAGGAAATGTTCAGACCCAACATGTTCTTCCTTTTGCTTCTGCCACCAATCATCTTTGAATCTGGATACTCTTTACATAAG GGTAACTTCTTCCAGAACATTGGTTCCATTACCCTCTTTGCTGTGATCGGCACAGCTATCTCTGCCTTCATAGTTGGAGGAGGCATCTATTTCCTTGGCCAG GCTGATGTCATCTATAAGATGACCATGACTGATag CTTTGCCTTTGGCTCACTGATCTCAGCTGTGGACCCCGTAGCTACCATCGCCATATTCAATGCACTCAACGTGGACCCAGTCCTTAATATGCTGGTGTTTGGTGAAAGCATTCTCAACGATGCTGTCTCCATTGTCCTCACCAA cACAGCGGAGGGTTTCTTTTCCCGCTCAGACAACTCCACGGTAACAGGCTGGGAGACTTTTCTACAAGCTCTGGGTTATttccttaacatgttttttgGTTCTGCTGCACTGGGAACCCTCACTGGACTCATCTCAGCTCTT tttctgaaacactttGACCTGAGGAACACGCCATCGCTGGAGTTTGGGATGATGATCATCTTTGCCTACCTTCCTTATGGACTGGCAGAGGGAATCAAATTATCTG GAATAATGTCTATCCTGTTTGCGGGAATTGTGATGTCTCACTACACCCATCACAACCTATCTCCTGTCACCCAGATCCTTATGCAGCAGACACTGCGCACTGTGGCCTTTATGTGTG AGACGTGTGTGTTTGCGTTCCTCGGCCTTTCCATCTTCAGCTTCCCTCATAAATTTGAAATATCATTTGTAATCTGGTGCATA GTCCTGGTTCTTGTTGGCCGTGCTGTGAACATCTTCCCTCTGTCATTTTTGCTGAACTTCTGCAGGGACCACAAGATCACACCCAAAATGATGTTCATCATGTGGTTTAGTG GTTTGCGAGGTGCTATTCCCTATGCTTTGAGCCTTCATTTAGGCTTGGAACCCATTGAGAAGCGTCAGCTAATCggcaccaccaccatcatcatcgtGCTCTTTACCATCCTCTTCCTCGGGGGTGGCACCATGCCACTCATCCGTATCATGGACATTGAGGATAGCCAGTCACGGCGTAAAAACAAGAAAGACATCAATCTCAGCAAGACACAAAAGATG GGTAATACCATTGAGTCAGAGCATCTATCAGAACTGACAGAGGAGGAGTATGAGGCTCAAATCTACCAGAGGCAAGATCTAAAGGGCTTCATGTGGCTGGATGCTAAGTACCTTAACCCCTTCTTCACTCGCAGGCTTACACAGGAG GACCTGTTACATGGCCGGATCCAAATGAAGACTCTGACCAACAAGTGGTACGAAGAAGTTCGACAAGGACCGTCGGGCTCTGAGGACGACGAAGACGAAGCCGAACTTCTCTGA